The DNA segment TTTCTTGGCAAACCCGGTTTTGAAGATTTTGAATAATACTCGGTGAGAGGAATTCCGGGGAGTTTATTCTCCCCGGGGTTTTACTTTGTAAGATGCTTTAGCTTATTCCGCTGTTCCTGCTCAATGGGAAGCACATCTTCTGATTTATAGGCAAGGGCCTTATGAACGGCCGTAAGATCTCGCACAAGACGTCGCACGCCGTCGGGCTCGAGAGAGGCGGCATGGTCGGTTCCCCTCCATGTTCTATCCAATGTGTAGTGTCGCTCAATAATCTCAGCGCCCAGCGTATAGGCTGCTATATCAACAGCTATTCCCAAGTGATGTCCGGAAAAACCGATATCCTTGATACGTTCTCCATATGCTTCTATAAGGTTTTCAATTTCCAAAAGGGCAACATCTTCAAAGGGAACAGGGTACCCCGATGTGCAATTATAGAGTACGGTGTCTTTTGCTCGGTCGTGGTTTTCAAGAAATTGGACAATTTGTTCTATTTCTTCCTTTGTGGTCATACCTGTGGAGATATGTATTTCTCCTTCATACTCAGTGCATAGCCACGTAAGCATGGGAAAGTCCATATTGCACGCCGAGGGGATTTTAATAAACTTTGGAGAAAGTGATGCAATATCCTTCGCAGAAGGAAGGTCCCAGACAGAGCAGCTGTAGAGTATATCCATATCGTCACAAAATGCTTTAAGTTCCCTGTGTTGTTCCCGTGAAAATTCAAGGTTTTCCCGGTGCTCCCGATAGGTGTTTCCGTAGGCATGGACGGGGTTTGGGTGAGCAGCTTTGTATTGCTGCGGCTTTCGATCTGTCCATGTGGCAATGTCACGTTTTTGAAATTTCACGGCGTGGGCTTTACAAAATATCTTGGCCGTACTGATTAGCTCTCGGGCAATATCCATATCCCCGGTGTGATTACATCCTATTTCTGCGATTACCATTGGGTCATTCATGCTTTCACCTTTACTCATGAGTTACAGGATAAAATATCTCATTCCTCTATGAGGGAAAAGACCCTTTCGAAATCTAGGGAGAAAAGATATTGCAGTGCACTGTTTTCATGGTATACTCATAGGGTAACCTTTTTTATGGGGGCGTTTATGGCAGTTTATAAAAAAGTAACCGTGGAGTCTGCTGAGAAACATCTATGGGGTAATGCCGCCTCGTCCCGTGTTCTTGTGGAACACTCTCATGTTAGTATTGCGCAGCGTAGTTTGTCTTCAGGGTTGCGGGAGGTTGCGCACTATCATAGAGCGGCATGGCAGTTCTTTTATATTCTTTCTGGAGGGGCAACCCTTTCTGTCGATGGTGAGGAAATTGCTCTTGAAGCTCAAGAGGGGATTGAAATTCCCGCTGGAGCGACGCATCAGATGCGTAACACGGGGGAGGGAGAATTGCACTATTTGGTGGTTTCCACGCCGGATAGTCGCCATGATCGTGTGGAGGTATGATGGGAGTGCCTTCCGTTCCTCTTTTAACCAAATTTAAATCGGCAAAAAAACTAGGTATCCCAGCCCATGAGTTTGAAATATTAGTAAAAAGTGGAACCATAACACCGCGAGTACATGATAAATTTGGAGAGCGCTTCGGTGCAGATGATCTTGAACGTGTATATCAAGCAGGAGTTCGTCGTGTCCTGAAGGAGGCGGTTGAACGGTATCGCGTTATGCTTCAAGAACAGAAAAAAAGAATGATGGTCTTGCTCAGCTCTGTATACAGTCACCAGAAGATTATATCCGTGAATTAATTCAGTCGGTACAACAAATTGTATATGAGGGAGATTATTATCCTATCCCCTTGGCAGACGTACCCTTTCTTTCAAATACTGACCTGTATGTGCGTGATGCAAAGGGGGAGATGCAGTTGTACAAAAAGGCAGGGGTTGCGGTGTCTTCATCTCGTCTTGCAGAGTATCGGCTTCCGCAACTTTATGTACATAAGCTCAATTTTGAGAACTTTTCCTTAGATGTGCAGGCAGGGTACATTGAGGGGCTGAAAGAAATCTACACTTCTTATAAGAATACTGCAGAGAGTCAGAAGCAAAACTCTGAAAAAGAAGCGC comes from the Chitinivibrio alkaliphilus ACht1 genome and includes:
- a CDS encoding N-acetylneuraminate synthase family protein encodes the protein MNDPMVIAEIGCNHTGDMDIARELISTAKIFCKAHAVKFQKRDIATWTDRKPQQYKAAHPNPVHAYGNTYREHRENLEFSREQHRELKAFCDDMDILYSCSVWDLPSAKDIASLSPKFIKIPSACNMDFPMLTWLCTEYEGEIHISTGMTTKEEIEQIVQFLENHDRAKDTVLYNCTSGYPVPFEDVALLEIENLIEAYGERIKDIGFSGHHLGIAVDIAAYTLGAEIIERHYTLDRTWRGTDHAASLEPDGVRRLVRDLTAVHKALAYKSEDVLPIEQEQRNKLKHLTK
- a CDS encoding cupin domain-containing protein — translated: MAVYKKVTVESAEKHLWGNAASSRVLVEHSHVSIAQRSLSSGLREVAHYHRAAWQFFYILSGGATLSVDGEEIALEAQEGIEIPAGATHQMRNTGEGELHYLVVSTPDSRHDRVEV